Proteins from a genomic interval of Cervus elaphus chromosome 13, mCerEla1.1, whole genome shotgun sequence:
- the WDR20 gene encoding WD repeat-containing protein 20 isoform X11 — MATEGGGKEMNEIKTQFTTREGLYKLLPHSEYSRPNRVPFNSQGSNPVRVSFVNLNDQSGNGDRLCFNVGRELYFYIYKGVRKMASSWRV, encoded by the coding sequence ATGGCGacggagggaggagggaaggagatgaACGAGATTAAGACCCAATTCACCACCCGGGAAGGTCTGTACAAGCTGCTGCCGCACTCGGAGTACAGCCGGCCCAACCGGGTGCCCTTCAACTCGCAGGGCTCTAACCCTGTCCGCGTCTCCTTCGTAAACCTCAACGACCAGTCTGGTAACGGCGACCGCCTCTGCTTCAATGTGGGCCGGGAGCTCTACTTCTATATCTACAAGGGGGTCCGCAAG